The Solidesulfovibrio fructosivorans JJ] DNA segment TTTTCTTGGGGCAGCGAGACGATACCATGTTTGGCCAATACAAGGCCGACACGAATATCTATATGGCGCTACGGTACAGTTTTTAGGCACAATAAACCAAAACGACATTCAGTTAGCACCGCCGCGACAAGGGGAGGTTCACCATGCGGACATGTCATCATTGCGATTCGACCACCGGCAAACGCCGCCACCCGTCGAGTTACGACATGCAGGCTTCGCAAATCGTCTTTGCCGGTCTGGACCTGCAACCGGGGGACGTCTTTTTGGACGCCGGCTGCGGCCTGGGGGAGTACGCCCTGGAAGCCGCGCGCCGCGTCGGGCCGACGGGCATGGTCCATGCCTTTGACGTCAACCCCGGCTGCATAGAGGACTTGGCGAGCCAGGCCGCCGCGCTCGGCCTTTCCCACCTGCATGCCGCTGTCGTGGACATCACCCGGCCGCTGCCCTTGGCCGATGCTTCGATCACGGTCGGCCTGCTCGGCACGGTGCTGCACATTCCGGCGGTCACCCGGGCCATGGCCACGGTGTTTACGGAGATGCGCCGGGTACTGCGTCCGGACGGGCGGCTGGGCGTCGTCGAATGCAACCAGCATTTCTTTCATGGTCCGCCGCTCCCGTTGCGGCTGGCCGCAGGGCGGATCACCGGGGAATTGGAGTCGTGCGGCTTTCAGCCCCTCGGGATCACTGACATGGGATACAATTATCTCTCGTTGTATCGAAAATCGATGCCATAATCCAAAGCCGCTTACGAAGCGAAGGCCATGTAACATCCAACAGGAGATGCTTATTATGAAAACGCTTGTTTTTTACGATTCCCTTGGCGGCAACACCGAACGCGTGGCGCGGGCCATCCATGATGTTGTGGCCACCACCTGGGGCGATGCGGAAATTCTCAAGGCACACAAGGAGATCGCCGTCAACTTCACCGACTATGACCTCATCCTGATCGGCTCGCCGGTCATTGACTGGTTACCGACCAAAAAGCTCATGGACCACGTCATGGGATTCATGAAGTCCGAAAACGCCGCCGGCCGCATCAGGCCTTCCTCGCCCATCGTGCCCGGCAAGTTCGGCGTGTGCTTCGGCACCTTCGCCGGGCCGCATATCGGCCGGACCGAGGCCGTGCCCATGACGGCCTGGCTGCGGGCCTTTTTGGAACACCTGGGCTATCTCGTTCTGGACGCCTGGCATGTGCCCGGAGCCTTTCAAAAGCGCGACGAACTCAACCGTTACGGGCGGTTGGGCGATATTCGCCACCGTCCGAACGAGGCGGATCTTGCTGACATCAGGAACCGCACCACCGGGTTGCTCACGACCTTGAGTGCCTACCGGAGTTGACTGCTTTCTTGGCCATGCAGATGTCCGAAACAGACCGGGATGCATGGCCAACTTGGCACCTTGGCCGAGAGTCCTGGGTAGAGTCCACGGAGGTGGTGTAAATTCTGGAGTCGTCCAGGCCGGAGGGGGCCTCCAGCCTGGACGGGATGGGCGAGGTGGCCATCGGGCCGATTGGCTGTAAGGTGAAGTTGCGACGCCGCACCTGCAACCAAAGGAGATCACGATGGCCGAGGATAACATGGCATTAATCGAGTTGATGCAAAAGGCCGATGGCGGTGATTTTCTCCGCTGCCTGGCGGAAGCCGTCTTGCAACTTCTCATGGAAGCCGATGTGGATGGCTTGATCGGAGCCAGCCGCCACGAACGAAGCGCCGAGCGAGTCAGCTACCGCAACGGCTACCGGGACCGCAGCCTTGATACTCGCGTCGGCTCCCTACAACTGCGCATCCCCAAGCTGCGCCAGGGCAGCTACTTTCCGCCCTTTCTGGAGCCGCGCAAGACCAGCGAGCGCGCCTTGGTAGCCGTCATCCAAGAGGCCTGGATCGGGGGCATATCGACGCGGCGCGTGGACGATCTCGTCCAGGCCATGGGGCTTTCCGGCATCTCGAAATCCCAAGTGTCCAAGCTGTGCAAGGACATCGATGAACGGGTCCATGCCTTTCTTTCCAGGCCGTTGACGGGAGAATGGCCCTATTTGTGGCTGGACGCGACCTACCTCAAGCAACGCGAAGGCGGCCGGGTGGTCAGCGTCGCCGCCATAATCGCCGTGGCGGCGAACACGGAAGGCCGCCGGGAAATCGTGGGATTGCATATCGGCCCCAGCGAGGCCGAGCCGTTCTGGTCTTTTTTCCTCAAAGGCCTTCTTTGTCGGGGACTTACTGGCGTGAAGCTGATCGTCTCCGACGCACATGAAGGCCTCAAAGCCGCCATCGCCAAGACGTTCGGGGCCACGTGGCAGCGTTGTCGAGTCCACTGGATGCGAAACGCCTTGGCTCGGGTCCCCAAGTCCCAGCACGCCATGGTTTCGGCCGCCCTGCGCCAAGCCTTTTTACAGTCGGATGCTGCCAGCGCCAGCCAGACCTGGCGGCATGTCGCCGACCAGCTTCGCGGCAAATGGCCAAAACTCGCCAGCTTCATGGACGAAACCGAGCACGACGTGCTGGCCTACATGACCTTTCCGGCACAGCACCGGGTCAAGCTGCACAGCACCAATCACCTGGAAAGGCTGAATAAAGAGGTTAAGCGTCGGGCGGACGTGGTCGGGATCTTCCCCAACGAGCAGTCCATCATCCGGCTCATCGGGGCCATCTTGCTGGAGCAAAACGACGAGTGGCAGCTGCAAAGCCGCTACATGCAGGTCGAATCCATGGCCGAACTCAACACCCAACAAAACGAGGCGCAGCCAGCCCAAATTCCACCCAGGGCAGCCTGACCAATGGCCACCTCAAGCACACCAGAATATACACCACGTTGACGGATGTAACCTTCTACTTTTCCAGTTGATTTTTCAAAGATTTTGCTTGGGATGGGGTTTGGATGGCCACATCTTGGAGCAAGTATGCGGCCCTACGCGGCAGGAGTGTATCTCCTGGGTCGGATGATCACGAACAAGTTAAAATGATTGGATAAATTTTTTGTTATTGCAGACTTTGAAAATGCTCGACAACATGATCCACAAATAGACGGATACGCTTCGGCATCCGGTCATTAGGCAGGGTCAGGTTGATATCAACCTTGGCCAAAGGCCAGTCAGGAAGAAGTTGAACAAGATCGCCATTTTTATCAAATACTTTGGCGAGTTGGGGAATAACTGTCGCCACACCCTGGCCGGCAAGCAATAATTCTAAGGCAAGGCCAACGCTTTGTACCGTGTGCTTGGGATGAAGCACAACAGTCTTAACGTCATCACCTTTGCTGCATGTTAATGTGTAGCGCCCCTCCTGTGTCTGTGCAATAAACGGCAGTCTTTTCAAGTCGTTGGGGTATTTTGGTTTAGGATGGTTCTTTAAAAAATCAGCTGTGCAATACAGTGCAGGATGTAAGGACAAAAGTTTTCTGACTTTCAGTTCAGGATATGGCACTTGTCCTGTTCTGATATCCAAATCGAATGGCTCTCGGTGCAAGTCTTTCCATTCAGCTGAAAATATAGTGTGTAAATCGATATTTGGATATTTTTTTGTAAACTTGCCAAGTGCCCCATGCATACAACAGTGATAAACAAAGGCTTCAACGGAAAGCCTAATTGGGCCGGATGGCTCTATTTGCTTTTGTGAAAGGCGTTCTTTGACACCGTTCGCTTCTGCCATAATAAACTTACAGCTTTCCAAAAATTCTTTCCCATCCTCTGTCAGCGCAATTGTCCTGGTAGTCCGAAAAAACAGCCGTACCCCGAGCGATCCTTCCATTGCCGCTATGCGACGTGAAAGCGTTGCAAGGGGAATGTCCAAAGCCTCTGCCGCCTGGGTAAAGCTGGAACGGTTTGCTGCTTCGATGAAGTAAGGGATATCTGCCAGGAGTTTACGCATAGTTTCTCTCATTTAGGACAATAGTGTATCTTTATTTTGTCATATGCTAACGTTTTTTGCAATGATACATGGTTCTCACCTGAAGTCAACCAAGTCGGCTAGGAACAGCGCTAACTACGCAAAATAAGGAGAGAAAAGTGGACACTGAAATCCAAGTTGATGAAAAGCTCATCGAGGCTTTTCACCTCATGTTTGACCATTTTCCGGAAGGAGCACAGTTGGCGCACAAGTCAAAAAAAATTGTGGCTCTTAACCCAGCCTGCGAAGCAATTGGGAGGAAAGTCGGG contains these protein-coding regions:
- a CDS encoding methyltransferase domain-containing protein, whose protein sequence is MRTCHHCDSTTGKRRHPSSYDMQASQIVFAGLDLQPGDVFLDAGCGLGEYALEAARRVGPTGMVHAFDVNPGCIEDLASQAAALGLSHLHAAVVDITRPLPLADASITVGLLGTVLHIPAVTRAMATVFTEMRRVLRPDGRLGVVECNQHFFHGPPLPLRLAAGRITGELESCGFQPLGITDMGYNYLSLYRKSMP
- a CDS encoding IS256 family transposase, which translates into the protein MAEDNMALIELMQKADGGDFLRCLAEAVLQLLMEADVDGLIGASRHERSAERVSYRNGYRDRSLDTRVGSLQLRIPKLRQGSYFPPFLEPRKTSERALVAVIQEAWIGGISTRRVDDLVQAMGLSGISKSQVSKLCKDIDERVHAFLSRPLTGEWPYLWLDATYLKQREGGRVVSVAAIIAVAANTEGRREIVGLHIGPSEAEPFWSFFLKGLLCRGLTGVKLIVSDAHEGLKAAIAKTFGATWQRCRVHWMRNALARVPKSQHAMVSAALRQAFLQSDAASASQTWRHVADQLRGKWPKLASFMDETEHDVLAYMTFPAQHRVKLHSTNHLERLNKEVKRRADVVGIFPNEQSIIRLIGAILLEQNDEWQLQSRYMQVESMAELNTQQNEAQPAQIPPRAA
- a CDS encoding LysR family transcriptional regulator — its product is MRKLLADIPYFIEAANRSSFTQAAEALDIPLATLSRRIAAMEGSLGVRLFFRTTRTIALTEDGKEFLESCKFIMAEANGVKERLSQKQIEPSGPIRLSVEAFVYHCCMHGALGKFTKKYPNIDLHTIFSAEWKDLHREPFDLDIRTGQVPYPELKVRKLLSLHPALYCTADFLKNHPKPKYPNDLKRLPFIAQTQEGRYTLTCSKGDDVKTVVLHPKHTVQSVGLALELLLAGQGVATVIPQLAKVFDKNGDLVQLLPDWPLAKVDINLTLPNDRMPKRIRLFVDHVVEHFQSLQ